The following proteins come from a genomic window of Leptospira dzoumogneensis:
- the rsx gene encoding LIMLP_03685 family anti-sigma factor produces the protein MALHIQQSNSFEDLLESYLSGELDAAGKKQLLEIVLKDPEKAAEYRKITQIQSQLRAPSASKELENLSPQTSSKKILPFPKPVVYLAAAALVFVSFGIYFYQNSSIKKGEATLDKFTYSYGDCSIEGKTSQAGDDVSGKRIVSGKSSVCDVQLEGKKSVAVRALPNTDFTAERKENEIHVSLGYGTILLDSQGPKDGENVSIGSNDFRLILEGTKVSVNKGRTDSSLSVKVLEGKVRLESGDTIFLESVSSWLTKEEIALLAKEYPILFDKQQLTIESGQQLAWKGLSPARMKGLKKIEDSIKASKKSQSSAQLDETLIKSLKPHVDSLPKDPFLISPKELKNSLKKILPDEKADLERKFAGMVRFPPKDLKEREQLMEMVKKVDKASITDILNNKVPGGPPQVVSQQVRILYLKDGSTERGIVYQQDSFYVVLRPDGNLIIPVDAVEKIESE, from the coding sequence ATGGCATTACATATCCAACAGTCAAATAGTTTCGAAGACCTGCTAGAGTCTTATCTTTCCGGCGAACTTGACGCTGCCGGGAAAAAGCAACTTTTGGAGATCGTATTAAAGGACCCTGAAAAAGCGGCCGAATACAGAAAGATCACTCAGATCCAATCCCAACTCAGGGCCCCTAGTGCATCCAAAGAGTTAGAGAACCTTTCCCCACAGACTTCTTCTAAAAAAATCCTACCTTTTCCTAAACCTGTGGTCTATCTCGCGGCGGCAGCCTTGGTATTCGTGTCTTTTGGAATATACTTCTATCAAAATTCTTCGATCAAAAAGGGCGAGGCCACTTTAGATAAGTTCACTTATTCTTACGGTGATTGTTCTATCGAAGGTAAAACTTCACAAGCCGGAGATGATGTTTCCGGTAAAAGGATCGTTTCCGGAAAATCTTCCGTATGTGACGTTCAGTTAGAAGGAAAAAAGAGTGTAGCTGTTAGAGCTTTACCTAATACGGACTTCACTGCCGAACGTAAAGAAAATGAGATCCATGTTTCTCTTGGATACGGCACAATTCTTTTGGACAGCCAAGGCCCTAAGGATGGAGAAAATGTCTCAATCGGTTCTAATGATTTCAGGCTGATCTTAGAAGGTACTAAGGTTTCGGTCAACAAAGGGCGTACGGATTCTTCTCTTTCCGTAAAAGTGCTCGAAGGAAAAGTCAGATTAGAATCCGGAGATACTATCTTCTTGGAATCGGTATCAAGTTGGTTAACCAAAGAAGAAATTGCACTTCTCGCAAAAGAATATCCTATCTTATTCGATAAACAACAACTAACGATAGAATCAGGACAACAGCTTGCATGGAAAGGATTATCTCCTGCAAGAATGAAAGGTCTTAAAAAGATCGAAGATTCGATCAAGGCCAGCAAAAAGTCCCAGTCCAGCGCTCAACTGGATGAGACTTTGATCAAGAGTTTAAAACCTCATGTGGATTCTCTCCCTAAAGATCCATTCTTGATCTCTCCTAAGGAGCTTAAGAACTCTCTTAAAAAAATACTTCCGGATGAAAAAGCGGATCTGGAAAGAAAGTTTGCGGGTATGGTCCGTTTCCCTCCAAAAGATCTGAAAGAAAGAGAACAATTGATGGAGATGGTCAAGAAGGTGGACAAGGCATCCATTACGGATATCTTAAATAACAAAGTTCCGGGGGGTCCACCTCAAGTTGTCTCTCAACAAGTTCGTATTCTTTATCTAAAAGACGGATCTACGGAAAGAGGGATCGTTTACCAGCAAGACAGCTTCTATGTGGTCTTAAGACCGGATGGAAACTTGATTATCCCTGTAGACGCTGTAGAAAAAATAGAATCCGAATAA
- a CDS encoding DNA-3-methyladenine glycosylase I: MNSLTKYCHYVLSLEKDKDPENKIYHDTEYGFTLRSDDELFGRLILEINQAGLSWTTILRKKENFRKAYKDFSIKKISKFSEKDFDRLLNDAGIIRNRLKISAAIHNANVIVGLQKEFGSFQDWLASHHPKSLEEWTKLFKKTFVFVGGEIVNEFLMSTGYLEGAHGPGCPIYKKVLKSKPAWNSKKKK; the protein is encoded by the coding sequence ATGAATTCTCTTACAAAATATTGCCATTATGTTCTTTCTCTCGAAAAGGACAAAGATCCTGAAAACAAGATCTATCACGACACAGAGTACGGTTTCACTTTAAGATCGGACGACGAACTATTCGGCAGGCTTATATTAGAGATCAACCAAGCCGGACTTTCCTGGACCACGATCTTAAGAAAAAAGGAAAACTTTCGCAAGGCTTACAAAGACTTTTCCATTAAAAAGATCTCTAAGTTTTCTGAAAAAGATTTTGATCGGCTTTTGAACGATGCGGGTATCATTCGGAACAGGCTTAAAATAAGCGCTGCCATTCATAATGCAAATGTGATTGTCGGCCTGCAAAAAGAATTCGGAAGCTTTCAAGATTGGCTGGCTTCTCATCATCCTAAATCATTAGAAGAATGGACCAAACTATTCAAAAAAACTTTTGTATTCGTAGGCGGAGAGATAGTGAATGAATTTTTAATGAGCACCGGATATTTAGAAGGCGCTCACGGACCAGGCTGTCCCATCTATAAAAAAGTATTAAAGTCCAAGCCTGCATGGAATTCTAAAAAGAAAAAATAG
- a CDS encoding TetR/AcrR family transcriptional regulator, which yields MRIQKDLIRSEDPAKDRILKAAFKLFYSKGYPNTGINEILEEAGAFKKSLYIHFPSKKDLGKAYLLEQEEAILGFVKRIAKKENKYSDFIKSWMRMLRRGLKNTYIYGCPYANLSNQTHDEPEISDFVKVALNRWVQDFENCLKDITWNSKKSKTGSELKEISESILFYYQGALQLYGMSGDFKHIHRLEKALLSLDK from the coding sequence ATGAGAATCCAGAAGGACTTAATTCGGTCGGAAGACCCTGCAAAGGACAGGATCCTAAAGGCAGCTTTCAAATTATTCTATTCCAAGGGTTATCCCAATACAGGAATAAATGAAATTTTGGAAGAAGCGGGAGCCTTTAAGAAAAGTTTGTACATCCACTTTCCTTCCAAAAAGGATTTGGGTAAGGCTTATCTTTTGGAACAAGAAGAAGCAATATTAGGTTTTGTTAAAAGGATCGCTAAAAAAGAAAATAAGTATTCGGATTTCATTAAATCTTGGATGAGGATGTTGAGAAGAGGACTTAAAAATACTTATATTTACGGCTGCCCTTACGCGAATTTATCCAACCAAACCCATGACGAGCCCGAGATATCGGATTTCGTAAAGGTCGCATTAAATCGCTGGGTCCAGGATTTCGAAAATTGTTTAAAAGATATTACTTGGAATTCTAAAAAGTCCAAAACCGGATCCGAGTTAAAGGAAATTTCCGAAAGTATCCTTTTTTATTACCAAGGCGCTTTACAGTTATATGGAATGTCCGGAGATTTCAAACATATACATCGATTGGAAAAAGCGCTTTTATCCTTAGATAAATAA
- the lsa26 gene encoding surface adhesion protein Lsa26: protein MTLRKYSVFVYISVLFFHSPTFALGTYSEGWTVAKLIQFESRGIVYESYEGVIEVITYDPAQECEETRDECYVPMRKKANFSVRPENADAVNFLMKNLNQTILIQFNIHRIQPIALSSSVEVIHAQYQENIIPHTAPVKDPSGRITVWVQAHDTSHPIDKMVSKKTGGKRNFSVMGRILSLEYKGTIVGTYEGLYMDESKGRIHPFSITSEEMAEYAWKAMKYTGKYYLGVSVAFVTGVRESHYDIFEINFREPAGSQEKPKN from the coding sequence ATGACCCTCAGAAAATATTCCGTTTTTGTTTATATTTCGGTTTTATTCTTCCATTCCCCTACTTTTGCCCTGGGAACCTATTCGGAAGGCTGGACGGTCGCCAAATTAATCCAATTCGAAAGCCGAGGGATCGTATACGAGTCCTATGAGGGAGTGATAGAGGTAATTACCTATGATCCGGCCCAAGAATGTGAAGAAACTCGGGATGAATGTTATGTGCCAATGCGTAAAAAGGCAAATTTCAGCGTTCGTCCGGAAAATGCGGATGCGGTTAACTTCTTAATGAAAAATCTGAATCAGACCATACTGATCCAGTTCAATATCCACAGAATACAGCCAATCGCACTTTCCAGCAGTGTAGAAGTAATCCACGCCCAATATCAAGAAAACATAATACCACATACTGCTCCGGTAAAAGATCCAAGCGGAAGAATTACCGTTTGGGTCCAAGCTCACGATACTTCTCATCCGATCGATAAGATGGTAAGTAAGAAGACCGGAGGAAAAAGGAATTTCTCCGTAATGGGAAGAATACTCAGCCTAGAATATAAGGGCACGATCGTAGGTACTTACGAAGGTCTTTATATGGATGAATCTAAAGGTAGGATACATCCATTCTCCATTACTTCCGAAGAAATGGCTGAGTATGCATGGAAGGCGATGAAGTATACAGGCAAATATTATTTGGGAGTCTCTGTAGCATTCGTGACTGGAGTCAGAGAATCACATTACGATATATTCGAGATCAATTTCAGGGAACCTGCAGGCTCCCAAGAAAAACCTAAAAACTAA
- a CDS encoding TIGR02206 family membrane protein, which yields MRFEHWSPLHFIILFLTTFLGFGLPYFGRKFASTKLKNNIGYTLGAILVLNYLVYVIYRIDSGYWQIRYDLPMEFCNWSAIVTSLALFTRNRTLAELSYFWVIAGSMQGVITPDLSVTFPHIYFFIFFIAHSGLVISALYVVFGLELTPRKGAVIRSVLYSQIYVVAALVIDFALDANYGYMREKSAAGSLMDYLGPWPIYILWMQALGMILFTILYLPFWKKNVRVN from the coding sequence ATGAGATTCGAACATTGGAGCCCTCTCCATTTTATTATACTTTTTCTTACTACATTTCTCGGATTCGGTCTGCCTTATTTCGGCAGAAAGTTCGCTTCTACCAAACTCAAGAACAATATCGGTTATACTTTAGGGGCCATTCTAGTTTTAAACTATTTAGTTTATGTAATATATAGGATCGATTCGGGCTATTGGCAAATTCGTTACGACCTGCCCATGGAGTTTTGTAATTGGTCGGCCATCGTAACTTCTCTGGCATTATTTACCCGAAATAGAACTCTTGCAGAGCTGTCTTATTTCTGGGTGATTGCAGGCTCTATGCAGGGAGTGATCACTCCTGACCTTTCGGTTACCTTTCCTCATATTTACTTTTTTATATTTTTCATCGCACATTCCGGACTGGTGATTTCCGCTCTTTATGTTGTGTTCGGTTTGGAGTTAACTCCTAGAAAAGGAGCAGTGATCCGATCCGTTCTTTACAGTCAGATTTACGTTGTGGCTGCTTTAGTTATAGATTTTGCTTTGGATGCAAATTACGGATATATGAGAGAAAAATCCGCTGCAGGTTCTCTGATGGATTATTTAGGCCCTTGGCCGATTTACATTCTCTGGATGCAAGCACTCGGAATGATCCTATTTACTATATTATACCTTCCATTTTGGAAGAAGAACGTAAGGGTTAATTAA
- a CDS encoding NuoI/complex I 23 kDa subunit family protein, producing the protein MGTVNVINVAAKHKPAWYQRLYSYSIANGLWITLKHFIKAAFLKGAVTLEFPEKKRKFSTRFRGMHTMKRDELGRERCTSCFCCMWICPADAIKIEAGHVTPELQHLHPEDKFAKKFEIDLLRCIFCGMCEEACPKGAIYLDGPAEMAADNREDLILTKERMMQKVGGPILGERL; encoded by the coding sequence TTGGGAACCGTTAATGTAATTAATGTAGCGGCAAAACATAAGCCCGCTTGGTACCAAAGATTATATTCGTATTCTATTGCGAATGGACTTTGGATCACTCTAAAACATTTTATCAAAGCAGCTTTTCTAAAAGGTGCAGTCACATTAGAATTCCCTGAAAAGAAAAGAAAGTTCTCTACTCGTTTCCGCGGAATGCACACTATGAAACGTGACGAACTGGGAAGAGAAAGATGTACCAGTTGTTTCTGCTGTATGTGGATCTGTCCTGCGGACGCTATCAAAATAGAAGCAGGACATGTAACTCCTGAACTACAACATCTTCATCCGGAAGACAAGTTTGCTAAGAAGTTCGAAATAGATCTATTACGTTGTATATTCTGTGGAATGTGCGAAGAGGCATGTCCTAAGGGCGCGATCTATTTGGACGGACCTGCAGAGATGGCTGCGGACAATAGAGAAGATCTGATCTTAACTAAAGAAAGAATGATGCAAAAAGTCGGAGGACCGATCTTAGGAGAAAGGCTCTAA
- a CDS encoding RICIN domain-containing protein: protein MLSSLLPSKSGIGSKLTSTASTYFHNEIFPPHWLNWTTDGANPIETGPTFLTRGMKCSGRYCDDVNLLASESGYTQTNSWWTDWFSEEGNNSRICDNNGFVTGIKCSGSYCDNISLKCSQLNNNGVRTGCYWSGTISEEDGGKFVAPESMYIAGVSCNGRYCDNKNLYLCQADNGGPSVDQDALAQQFAPRLRFDQETTTGSGDSGKCFTSDPQTYYTQRAAGVAPQDLCNKDYSTISNNQVPIFYETSLVGTNAVLIRYWFFYAWQSTCFLSFGSHAADWEGMSVLVVNGQMKRVAWSQHSGWYSKEIGNFEIADGTHPVAYVGKNAHGSFHDSGGSGGCLYFEDFRNPGGNDYHQDTWNNLVRLRRGGDAPSWMNCQGSGCFDGIGHPMERGDWRSNAGCGSDGCGKSSVGGNIPFVNDPTGSDYSAIMAKHSGKVIDVPGISTADSVNLYQWTNVNQDNQKWALESTGDGYFRFIAKHSGKCFDVKGGSTAAGMNVIQYSCGGGNNQRFQLLSYGDGFFALQAKHSSQCLDIAGGATGDGGLLIQWPCAWTDNEKFQFLR, encoded by the coding sequence GTGCTTTCCAGCCTTCTTCCTTCTAAAAGCGGAATTGGATCTAAGTTAACGAGCACAGCCAGCACTTATTTTCATAACGAGATTTTTCCTCCACATTGGTTGAATTGGACCACCGATGGAGCGAACCCAATCGAGACGGGACCTACTTTCTTGACCCGCGGTATGAAATGTAGCGGTCGTTATTGCGATGATGTAAATCTTCTCGCAAGCGAATCCGGATACACTCAGACTAATAGCTGGTGGACGGATTGGTTTTCTGAAGAAGGAAATAACTCCCGCATTTGTGATAATAACGGATTCGTAACAGGTATCAAATGTTCCGGAAGTTATTGTGATAATATTTCCTTAAAATGTTCTCAATTGAACAATAACGGTGTAAGAACAGGATGTTATTGGAGTGGCACAATCTCCGAAGAGGACGGTGGAAAATTCGTAGCTCCAGAATCAATGTACATCGCAGGTGTAAGTTGTAATGGTCGTTATTGCGACAATAAGAACTTATATCTTTGCCAAGCTGATAACGGCGGACCAAGCGTTGATCAGGATGCACTTGCACAACAATTTGCACCTCGTTTGAGATTCGATCAAGAGACTACTACAGGTTCCGGAGATTCTGGAAAATGTTTTACTAGCGATCCTCAGACTTATTACACTCAAAGAGCTGCAGGAGTTGCTCCTCAAGATCTTTGTAATAAAGATTATTCTACAATTTCAAATAACCAAGTTCCTATTTTCTATGAGACTTCTCTAGTTGGAACGAATGCAGTTCTGATCAGATACTGGTTCTTCTACGCTTGGCAAAGTACTTGTTTCCTAAGTTTCGGAAGCCATGCGGCTGACTGGGAAGGAATGAGCGTCCTAGTAGTAAATGGACAAATGAAACGAGTTGCTTGGTCGCAGCACTCCGGATGGTATTCCAAAGAGATCGGTAACTTTGAAATTGCAGATGGTACTCACCCGGTTGCATACGTTGGTAAAAACGCACATGGATCTTTTCATGACAGCGGCGGATCCGGCGGTTGTTTATATTTCGAAGACTTCAGAAATCCAGGCGGAAACGATTATCACCAAGACACTTGGAACAACCTAGTGAGGCTGAGAAGAGGCGGAGATGCTCCTAGCTGGATGAATTGCCAAGGAAGCGGATGTTTTGACGGGATCGGTCACCCAATGGAAAGAGGGGACTGGCGTTCTAACGCAGGCTGCGGATCCGATGGTTGTGGAAAATCTTCCGTGGGAGGGAACATTCCTTTCGTAAACGATCCTACAGGTTCCGATTATTCAGCGATCATGGCGAAACACAGCGGTAAGGTGATCGATGTTCCAGGAATTAGTACTGCTGACAGTGTCAACCTATACCAATGGACCAATGTAAACCAAGACAATCAGAAATGGGCACTTGAGTCTACAGGTGACGGATACTTTAGATTTATCGCAAAACATAGCGGCAAATGTTTCGATGTAAAGGGAGGATCTACTGCGGCAGGAATGAATGTGATCCAATATTCTTGCGGCGGGGGAAATAACCAAAGATTCCAATTACTCTCTTACGGAGACGGATTCTTTGCTCTGCAGGCAAAACATAGCAGCCAGTGTTTGGATATTGCAGGCGGTGCGACCGGAGACGGAGGTCTCTTGATCCAGTGGCCTTGTGCTTGGACTGATAACGAAAAGTTCCAGTTCTTGCGCTAA
- a CDS encoding glucose 1-dehydrogenase, translating into MLEGKTAVITGSARGIGKEIAKMFLERGSKVILSDLENSNCKETAEELAKYDPEGVFWKTCDVTSKIQNKELAEFAIEKTGALDIWINNAGVVQDDLLLRMSEEKWEKVHSVNLKAAFFGIQTAAKFMLKKSSGRIVNIGSVSGFYGNAGQANYSSAKAGLFALTKSAARELASRNITVNCVASGFINNRFAEHVPEEIRNSILDSIPLKIKRNPEEAVASAVAFLSSEEADWITGATLRVDGGMLIGF; encoded by the coding sequence ATGTTAGAAGGTAAAACTGCGGTGATCACCGGATCGGCGAGAGGAATCGGCAAAGAGATCGCAAAAATGTTTTTAGAAAGAGGTTCAAAAGTTATTCTTTCTGATCTAGAAAATTCCAATTGTAAGGAAACGGCAGAAGAGTTAGCAAAATACGATCCGGAAGGAGTTTTCTGGAAAACTTGCGATGTTACTTCTAAGATCCAAAACAAAGAATTGGCTGAATTTGCAATAGAGAAAACCGGAGCCTTGGATATTTGGATCAATAATGCAGGAGTAGTTCAGGACGATCTTCTCTTAAGAATGTCCGAGGAAAAATGGGAGAAGGTACATTCCGTAAATTTGAAAGCCGCCTTCTTCGGCATCCAGACTGCTGCAAAGTTCATGTTAAAGAAAAGTTCAGGTAGGATTGTAAACATCGGATCGGTTTCCGGATTTTACGGTAATGCAGGGCAGGCAAACTATTCTTCCGCAAAGGCAGGACTATTTGCTCTTACTAAGTCCGCGGCCAGAGAACTTGCTTCTAGAAATATCACGGTGAATTGTGTTGCTTCCGGCTTTATCAATAACCGATTTGCCGAGCATGTTCCGGAAGAAATTAGAAATTCTATCTTGGATTCTATTCCTTTAAAGATCAAAAGAAATCCGGAAGAAGCCGTTGCCTCTGCTGTCGCGTTCCTTTCTTCGGAGGAGGCGGATTGGATTACAGGAGCGACTCTTAGAGTGGATGGGGGAATGTTGATCGGTTTTTAG
- a CDS encoding RNA polymerase sigma factor: MQGLSQPEFINLYDSCKNTVYHFLLKLSGNPEIAEDLTQETFLKAFEVMDRFDPDRGSFSSWSCTIAKNLYFKHFNRTKKETGNVSINVENFPELSGGNHEDPLELEKNSLNLALKDGVSRLPEPEKSIILLKEIQKKTLKETADALGISERTVSRRLLSAFRLLRTYLEAEGIGL, encoded by the coding sequence ATGCAAGGTCTTTCTCAGCCGGAATTCATCAATCTATACGACTCCTGCAAGAATACAGTGTATCATTTCCTGCTCAAACTCTCAGGAAATCCAGAAATTGCCGAAGATTTGACCCAAGAGACATTTTTAAAAGCCTTTGAGGTCATGGATCGTTTTGACCCAGACAGGGGAAGCTTCTCTTCTTGGTCTTGTACGATCGCTAAAAACCTTTATTTTAAACATTTCAATCGTACAAAGAAGGAAACGGGGAACGTCTCAATTAATGTAGAGAACTTTCCCGAACTTTCCGGCGGAAATCATGAAGATCCTCTGGAACTAGAGAAAAATTCTCTCAATTTAGCTTTAAAAGATGGAGTTTCCCGTCTTCCTGAGCCTGAAAAGAGTATAATACTACTGAAGGAAATCCAAAAGAAAACTCTCAAAGAGACTGCGGATGCTCTCGGGATATCCGAGAGGACCGTTAGTCGTCGCTTGCTTAGTGCGTTCAGATTATTGAGAACGTATCTTGAAGCGGAAGGGATCGGACTATAA
- a CDS encoding DUF433 domain-containing protein, which translates to METDTKTLDRIISHPSICGGKPVIRGTSIRVLEILDMIFLGFGYREILNEYPNIKVLDIEACLEYASKRLHSPILDKANRELPREFASELRLEPFS; encoded by the coding sequence ATGGAAACAGATACAAAAACACTAGACCGTATTATCTCTCATCCTTCCATCTGCGGAGGTAAACCGGTCATCCGGGGGACCTCTATCCGAGTTTTAGAAATATTAGATATGATCTTTTTAGGATTCGGATATAGAGAGATCCTAAATGAATATCCTAATATTAAGGTTTTGGATATCGAAGCTTGTTTGGAATACGCTTCTAAAAGATTACATTCTCCGATATTAGATAAAGCGAATCGAGAACTTCCGAGAGAATTTGCTTCTGAATTAAGGTTAGAGCCTTTCTCCTAA
- a CDS encoding MarR family winged helix-turn-helix transcriptional regulator, with protein sequence MKPEYVIHLLSRTRDRIQKHLSEEFLKQGIQDLVPAHGGVLFVLGKEGPLTMSELAKLLDRTNSTVTALLDKMEEFGYVKRSKPYEDERVTSAELTDKGKQTLEKVQRASKATLTKLSQNLEQREKEEFMRILTKIHSNFDL encoded by the coding sequence ATGAAACCGGAGTATGTAATTCATTTATTATCCAGGACCAGGGATCGGATCCAAAAACATTTGTCTGAAGAATTTCTGAAGCAGGGAATCCAAGATTTGGTTCCAGCTCACGGAGGTGTGCTCTTTGTTTTGGGTAAAGAAGGTCCTCTCACTATGAGCGAATTAGCAAAACTGCTGGATAGGACAAACTCTACTGTGACTGCTCTTTTGGATAAAATGGAAGAATTCGGCTATGTTAAAAGATCCAAACCATATGAAGACGAAAGAGTAACTTCTGCGGAATTAACGGATAAAGGAAAACAAACTTTAGAGAAGGTTCAAAGAGCTTCTAAGGCCACACTTACAAAACTTAGCCAAAATTTAGAGCAAAGGGAAAAGGAAGAATTCATGCGAATTTTAACTAAAATCCATTCGAATTTTGATCTGTGA
- a CDS encoding acyl-CoA thioesterase — protein MRLMEKTDKIITSFAVPVRKSDIDVNGHVNNGTYQSYFEEARIKTFQLLKEEGETIPNSDGLVVRQCEIEYKAELKYPEDAVVTTDILSTDPESTEIMQEIFRASDSALVCKARFVLSLSDSSEEVFYSEEDYPYAFYHPISVGWAEMDPKGKVNLETIQYYLDDARIRSSYQCGLDLHSLQAKGIGPVVYKAELNYFDTMGFPDDFVIVTVYQKAEKNRLAFRHDVFSKKTKKLILTSMVHGLFMDLKRKRPHQFTEEEMKMIFSVKTKPLFD, from the coding sequence ATGAGACTCATGGAAAAAACGGATAAGATTATCACCTCTTTTGCCGTTCCTGTCCGCAAATCAGATATAGACGTAAACGGACACGTAAACAACGGGACTTACCAAAGTTATTTTGAAGAAGCAAGGATCAAAACCTTCCAACTTTTAAAAGAAGAAGGGGAAACAATCCCGAATTCAGACGGCTTAGTAGTTCGCCAATGCGAGATAGAATATAAAGCGGAGTTAAAATATCCGGAAGATGCGGTCGTTACTACGGACATTCTTAGCACCGATCCTGAATCCACTGAGATTATGCAGGAAATTTTCCGAGCTTCCGATTCGGCGTTAGTATGTAAGGCAAGATTCGTATTAAGTCTTTCCGACAGTTCGGAAGAAGTCTTCTATTCGGAAGAAGATTATCCATATGCGTTCTATCATCCAATCAGCGTAGGATGGGCGGAAATGGATCCGAAAGGTAAGGTAAATTTAGAAACTATCCAATATTATTTGGATGATGCAAGGATCCGTTCTTCTTACCAATGCGGACTAGATTTACATTCATTACAGGCAAAAGGGATCGGCCCGGTAGTTTACAAAGCTGAGTTGAATTATTTCGACACTATGGGTTTTCCGGATGATTTTGTGATCGTTACAGTTTATCAAAAAGCGGAGAAGAATCGATTGGCTTTCCGACATGACGTATTCTCTAAAAAGACCAAAAAGTTGATCCTTACCTCTATGGTGCATGGGCTCTTTATGGATCTTAAAAGAAAAAGACCTCATCAATTCACTGAAGAGGAAATGAAAATGATCTTCAGCGTTAAAACTAAGCCGCTCTTTGATTGA